A segment of the Armatimonadota bacterium genome:
GAGGGCTATCGTTGTCATTGCTTTTCCCAAACGACGTCGGCGACGCCGCAGCATCTGTTCTCATGACGGGCCATCACAAACAGCCAGTCCGAGAGCCGGTTAACATATTTTACTCCTTGCAGCCGCACGGTTGGCTCGGCGTGGCGGAGGGCGACCAGCGACCGTTCCGCGCGGCGGCAAACCGCCCTTGCCAAGTGCAAGGAGGCTGCTCCCGGGGATCCGCCCGGCAAAATGAATGCTGTCAACGTCGGCAGACCGGATTCGGCCTCGTCGATTTCCCGCTCAAGCCTTTCCGTCGCATCCGAAGCCAATTCGAACAAGAACCGCGGGTCGGCTGAAAACGAGGCGACTTCAGCACCCAACGAGAGCAGCTCTGACTGCACGGTCCGGATCTGGCATGCTGGGACGCCCAGGAGGGTGCCACATTGACCCAAGCATGCGTTGAGTTCATCGAGGTCGCCAAGGGCGTGGAAGACCAAATCTTCCTTTAGGCGGCGGCCCTGCCCCAACGTGCCCGAAGTGCCATCGTCGCCGGTTCGAGTGTAAATGTCCATCACTTTTCGCGGCGGCTCAGGAGCCAAAACCGAGGGAGTGTCTTGGCTTTGCTGAATTTCTTTGGGTTGGAGAGGGTGCGCCAAAGCCACTCGATTTTGAGCTTTTGAACCCATATGGGCGCCCGCTTAACCTGTCCGCTCATCACGTCGAATGTCCCGCCGACCCCCATGGCGATC
Coding sequences within it:
- a CDS encoding cob(I)yrinic acid a,c-diamide adenosyltransferase, with the translated sequence MDIYTRTGDDGTSGTLGQGRRLKEDLVFHALGDLDELNACLGQCGTLLGVPACQIRTVQSELLSLGAEVASFSADPRFLFELASDATERLEREIDEAESGLPTLTAFILPGGSPGAASLHLARAVCRRAERSLVALRHAEPTVRLQGVKYVNRLSDWLFVMARHENRCCGVADVVWEKQ